In Sphingomonas sp. SORGH_AS_0950, the following are encoded in one genomic region:
- the glgA gene encoding glycogen synthase GlgA gives MTLSVLSVASEAFPLIKTGGLADVVGALPEALSPHDIAVTTLIPGFPKVMRAIGDAPRVHHFPHIIGTEAWLREARIGEHRLLVIDAPHLYEREGLPYVDTDGHDWHDNWRRFAVLARAGADLASGAVPGYDFDLLHAHDWQAALAPAFLHYAPGPGKVAKSIVTIHNIAFQGSFAAHHFPDLGLPPYAWSVDGVEYYGQIGYLKAGLRTADAITTVSPTYAEEIHRPQYGMGLEGLIAARAECVSGIVNGIDPAIWSPRADAALPAPFTVDTLDDRVANKRAVEEQFGLERDDGPIFTVISRLTWQKGMDLLVEVIDDLVAMGGRLVVLGTGDPALEIAFATAALRHSGRVSVRIGYDEPVSHLLQGGCDAIIIPSRFEPCGLTQLYGLAYGCVPVVARTGGLADTIIDANEAALAAGVATGLQFDDMTPDNIVAALRRTMRLYADQDQWRTIQVNGMNADYSWHHSGRHYAELYRSVLGDQ, from the coding sequence ATGACCCTCTCTGTCCTGTCGGTCGCCTCGGAAGCGTTCCCGCTCATCAAGACCGGCGGCCTCGCCGATGTCGTGGGGGCGCTGCCCGAGGCGCTCAGCCCCCATGACATCGCCGTCACCACGCTGATCCCCGGCTTTCCCAAGGTCATGCGCGCGATCGGCGACGCACCGCGCGTGCATCACTTCCCGCACATTATCGGCACCGAGGCCTGGCTGCGCGAGGCCCGGATCGGCGAGCATCGGCTGCTCGTCATCGACGCGCCCCATCTCTATGAGCGCGAGGGGCTCCCCTATGTCGATACCGACGGCCATGACTGGCACGACAATTGGCGGCGTTTCGCGGTGCTGGCGCGGGCAGGCGCCGACCTCGCCTCGGGCGCGGTGCCGGGCTATGACTTCGACCTGCTCCATGCGCATGACTGGCAGGCGGCGCTGGCCCCGGCCTTTCTCCATTATGCCCCCGGCCCCGGCAAGGTCGCCAAGAGCATCGTCACCATCCACAATATCGCCTTTCAGGGCTCGTTCGCGGCGCACCACTTCCCCGATCTGGGCCTGCCGCCTTATGCGTGGAGCGTCGACGGCGTCGAATATTACGGCCAGATCGGCTATCTGAAGGCGGGACTGCGCACCGCCGATGCGATCACCACGGTCAGCCCGACCTACGCTGAGGAAATCCACCGGCCGCAATATGGCATGGGGCTGGAAGGGCTGATCGCCGCCCGCGCCGAATGCGTCAGCGGGATCGTCAACGGTATCGACCCCGCCATCTGGAGCCCCAGGGCCGACGCCGCGCTGCCCGCCCCCTTCACCGTCGACACGCTGGACGATCGCGTCGCCAACAAGCGCGCGGTCGAGGAGCAGTTCGGGCTGGAGCGGGATGACGGCCCGATCTTCACCGTCATCAGCCGCCTGACCTGGCAAAAGGGCATGGACCTGCTGGTCGAGGTCATCGACGATCTGGTCGCGATGGGCGGACGGCTGGTCGTGCTGGGCACCGGCGACCCGGCACTGGAGATCGCCTTCGCCACCGCCGCGCTGCGCCATTCCGGCCGCGTCTCGGTGCGCATCGGTTATGACGAGCCGGTCTCGCATCTGCTGCAAGGGGGTTGCGACGCGATCATCATCCCCTCGCGCTTCGAGCCGTGCGGACTGACCCAGCTTTACGGCCTGGCCTATGGCTGCGTGCCCGTGGTCGCGCGGACCGGCGGGCTGGCCGACACGATCATCGACGCCAACGAGGCCGCGCTGGCCGCCGGAGTCGCGACGGGCCTTCAGTTCGACGACATGACCCCCGACAATATCGTCGCGGCGCTGCGTCGCACAATGAGACTCTATGCCGATCAAGACCAATGGCGTACCATTCAGGTGAATGGCATGAATGCCGATTATAGCTGGCACCATAGCGGCCGCCACTATGCCGAACTCTACCGATCCGTCTTGGGGGACCAATGA